In Dehalococcoidia bacterium, the genomic window TTTTAAGGGGGATTTCAGAGGGTTCAATCCTAATAAGAAAGATCGAAGATGAAACCAGCGAAAAGGATCGAACAACTGCCGCCCTACCTCTTCGTCGGCATATCGAAAAAGATAGCCGAGAAGAAATCTCAGGGCATAGACGTCATCAGCCTGGGCATCGGGGACCCCGATCTGCCCACGCCGCCGCATATCATCGAGAGGCTGTGCCGGGCGGCGCGCGACCCGCAAAACCACCGCTATCCTGATTCGGAAGGCCTGCCCGAATTTCGCAAGGCGGTGGCGGACTGGTACAAGAGGCGGTTCGACATCGGGCTCGACCCGAATAAAGAGGTCGTATCGCTCATCGGGGCCAAGGACGGCGTGGCGCACATATCATGGTGCCTCATCGACCCGGGCGATATCGCGCTGGTGCCTGATCCCGGCTACCCCGTTTACGCCACGGGCGCCATGTTCTGCGGCGGGGAATCGTATTACATGCCGTTGCGGGAGGAGAACGGTTTCCTGCCCGATCTGGAAGGCATCCCGGAGAATGTCGTCAGGAAATCAAAGTTGCTGTGGATAAACTATCCCAACAACCCGACGGGCGCGGTCGCCGGTATCGACTTTTTCGAAAAGGTTGTCGCATTCGCTAAAAAACACGATATCGCCGTATGCCACGACGCGCCGTACACCGAGATAGCGTTCGACGGATACAAACCTGTGAGCTTCCTTCAGGCCAGGGGAGCCATGGACGTCGGCATCGAGTTCCATTCCCTGTCCAAGACCTACAACATGACCGGCTGGAGGGTCGGCATGGCCGTGGGGAACGCCGCAATAATCGACGCCCTGAAAAGGATCAAATCGAATATTGACTCCGGCATACCCCAGGCGATACAACGCGCCGCCATCGAGGCCTTGAGCGGGTCGCAGCAATGTGTAAGCGACAACATGGCGATCTACCAGCGCCGCCGCGATAAAGTTATCGAGGCGCTTTCGAAGATAGGTATCAGTGCGGCGAAACCCCGCGCTGGCCTCTATATCTGGGCTAAAGTCCCGGATGGATACACCTCGATAGAATTCGCAACGAGATGGCTGGACGACATCGGCGTGGTGGTGATCCCGGGCGTCGGCTACGGGCCTCATGGCGAAGGGTACATCCGCATCTCGCTCACGGTGCCGGATGCGCGCCTGGACGAGGCGCTGTCTAGAATTGCTTCATGGAATAAATAATATACTTCAACCCCCTTTATCCCCCAATCTTGGGGGAAAATAAAAAAACAACAGGGGACACCCCTGTACAACCCCGGCAGGAGAAGTCTCTCCTGCACCTCTGTGAGCTAGCTAACCTCTTCGAGGACTGTATCAGAATTGTTATATTCCCTGATCATGACGGACATCGTGTAGGGGCACGGCACGACGTGCCCGTTAAGTTCCCCCTCTTTTTAGAAGAGGGGGTAAGGGGGAGTTACATCTTAATTATCTTCCCTCTCCCTCCGCAGGGAGAGG contains:
- a CDS encoding LL-diaminopimelate aminotransferase, which translates into the protein MKPAKRIEQLPPYLFVGISKKIAEKKSQGIDVISLGIGDPDLPTPPHIIERLCRAARDPQNHRYPDSEGLPEFRKAVADWYKRRFDIGLDPNKEVVSLIGAKDGVAHISWCLIDPGDIALVPDPGYPVYATGAMFCGGESYYMPLREENGFLPDLEGIPENVVRKSKLLWINYPNNPTGAVAGIDFFEKVVAFAKKHDIAVCHDAPYTEIAFDGYKPVSFLQARGAMDVGIEFHSLSKTYNMTGWRVGMAVGNAAIIDALKRIKSNIDSGIPQAIQRAAIEALSGSQQCVSDNMAIYQRRRDKVIEALSKIGISAAKPRAGLYIWAKVPDGYTSIEFATRWLDDIGVVVIPGVGYGPHGEGYIRISLTVPDARLDEALSRIASWNK